In Brevibacillus brevis NBRC 100599, a single genomic region encodes these proteins:
- a CDS encoding ABC transporter substrate-binding protein yields MKKVASKWMATGMALLLAVVAGCSQAQPAGTDGTSSSTGTTTPASSDKKETVTLRFATWDTDQMLKIQQDIAKQFEQKNPGVKVQVEAYADGFDQKLVAAFGAKNPPDVMYMWDFPTYNASLEPLDEYVKKDPSVAIDDFYQGLLNYNRFDGKLFGLPAGFSTRVVFYNKKLFNEANVPLPTDNWTWEDFKSAAKKLTVRDKKQYGFAVRSEPDTYDLQQFVWSNGSSFISPDGKAIEGYMNSKETAEALQIFSDLAKDKSALLVGGKNQQSGNDLFKASKLAMYDNGVWSLESYKKANVDFGTVVMPQFPGKPGKGVIATSSVSIAKDSKNKELAWEFLKFFVSSDAIKMRTSDLPVRISVVQEKKLDQDPLYAPFYKTLEQSTDTPAFLLNPHWNEINRNLSAAVNAIMMGQNAEELLNKAVKDSQKFLK; encoded by the coding sequence ATGAAGAAGGTTGCGTCAAAATGGATGGCAACTGGCATGGCACTTCTTTTGGCCGTCGTAGCTGGTTGTTCACAAGCCCAGCCAGCAGGAACAGACGGGACGTCTAGTAGCACAGGTACGACAACGCCAGCGTCGTCTGATAAAAAGGAAACGGTTACATTGCGTTTTGCGACATGGGATACGGACCAAATGCTGAAGATCCAACAAGATATCGCGAAACAATTCGAACAGAAAAATCCGGGTGTGAAGGTACAAGTCGAGGCATATGCAGATGGTTTTGATCAGAAGCTGGTAGCGGCATTCGGAGCGAAAAACCCACCGGATGTCATGTACATGTGGGATTTCCCCACGTACAACGCCTCGCTCGAGCCATTGGATGAGTACGTAAAGAAGGACCCATCAGTGGCAATCGACGACTTTTACCAAGGCCTCTTAAACTATAATCGATTCGATGGAAAATTGTTCGGACTCCCAGCGGGCTTCTCGACGCGGGTCGTCTTCTACAACAAAAAGCTGTTTAACGAAGCAAATGTACCACTGCCGACAGACAACTGGACGTGGGAGGATTTCAAATCGGCAGCCAAAAAGCTGACTGTTCGCGACAAGAAGCAGTACGGCTTCGCTGTTCGGTCGGAGCCGGATACGTACGATTTGCAGCAGTTCGTGTGGAGCAACGGCAGCAGCTTCATCAGCCCCGATGGAAAAGCCATCGAAGGCTACATGAACAGCAAGGAAACAGCAGAGGCCCTGCAAATTTTCAGTGATTTGGCGAAGGACAAGAGCGCTTTGCTCGTCGGTGGCAAAAACCAGCAGAGCGGCAACGACTTGTTCAAAGCGAGTAAGCTCGCGATGTATGACAACGGCGTATGGTCGCTCGAGTCGTACAAGAAGGCGAATGTCGATTTTGGTACGGTCGTGATGCCACAATTCCCTGGCAAGCCTGGTAAGGGTGTCATTGCAACCTCCTCAGTATCGATCGCCAAGGATTCCAAAAACAAAGAGCTGGCTTGGGAGTTTTTGAAGTTCTTCGTTTCCAGCGATGCGATCAAGATGCGTACATCTGATTTGCCTGTGCGTATTAGTGTCGTACAAGAGAAGAAGCTCGATCAGGACCCGCTCTACGCGCCGTTCTACAAGACATTGGAGCAATCAACTGACACGCCAGCCTTCCTGTTGAATCCGCATTGGAACGAAATCAACCGGAACCTTTCTGCAGCGGTCAATGCGATCATGATGGGACAAAATGCCGAGGAATTACTGAATAAGGCAGTCAAAGACTCCCAGAAATTCTTGAAATAA
- a CDS encoding ROK family protein gives MRHVIGLDVGGTTMKGAVMDENGRILLRAAKETKVHNNLPILIERMAALIKELRDQSPVPIESVGIGFPGPFDAENGISVHSPNFQLHQADLRTPLAKLVELPLFFENDLRTAALGEATFGAGRKVSHLIFVPLGTGVGAGIVNGGKLVRGSHGFAGEIGHVRYPGLTAPCNCGKLGCVETVASATGIARLARERLDKELDANPRQAKTSPLFTLCDGQLERITAEQVATAVEQGDAVATCAWNEACEVTGWALSVLVNVCNPQLVVIGGGVCRAGEILLAPVQASVQKYAMDVVHQQTKIVLAELGADAGMLGAGALALQATNREQGTVKL, from the coding sequence ATGCGCCATGTAATTGGCCTCGATGTCGGTGGTACGACAATGAAAGGGGCGGTCATGGACGAGAATGGGCGAATTCTCCTCCGGGCTGCCAAGGAGACCAAAGTCCATAACAACTTGCCCATCTTGATCGAGCGAATGGCTGCCTTGATTAAAGAACTGCGGGATCAATCACCCGTTCCCATAGAGTCAGTAGGGATCGGATTTCCTGGTCCTTTTGATGCGGAAAATGGGATATCGGTTCACTCGCCCAACTTTCAATTACATCAGGCAGACTTGCGGACACCGCTCGCGAAGCTGGTGGAGCTGCCGCTTTTTTTTGAAAACGATTTACGGACAGCTGCGCTCGGAGAAGCCACATTCGGTGCGGGTCGGAAGGTAAGTCACCTCATTTTTGTGCCGCTTGGTACAGGGGTGGGGGCAGGGATTGTAAACGGAGGCAAGCTGGTTCGGGGCAGTCACGGATTCGCGGGAGAGATTGGTCATGTGCGTTATCCAGGGCTTACTGCTCCATGCAATTGCGGCAAGCTCGGTTGTGTGGAGACGGTCGCATCTGCTACAGGTATTGCCAGATTGGCCCGTGAACGCTTGGACAAGGAGCTCGATGCAAATCCGCGGCAAGCAAAAACCTCTCCTCTGTTTACTTTGTGCGATGGGCAGCTTGAGCGGATTACGGCTGAGCAGGTGGCTACGGCAGTGGAACAAGGTGATGCCGTAGCCACCTGCGCATGGAACGAAGCGTGTGAAGTAACGGGCTGGGCTCTGTCTGTGTTGGTGAACGTGTGCAACCCACAACTGGTAGTGATCGGCGGTGGCGTCTGCCGGGCTGGGGAGATTTTACTGGCCCCGGTTCAAGCGAGTGTACAAAAGTACGCCATGGATGTCGTACACCAACAGACAAAGATCGTCTTGGCCGAGCTCGGTGCAGATGCAGGAATGCTCGGTGCTGGCGCCTTGGCCCTGCAAGCAACGAACAGGGAACAAGGAACCGTGAAATTGTAA
- the ebgA gene encoding beta-galactosidase subunit alpha gives MHQRYDWANHQLLERNRLAARAYFLSYPEESGARTYERGATPWFQLLNGHWQFAYAESPLRMPENFFAADYDATEWARIQVPGHWQLQGYGKPHYTDLYYPFPVDPPHVPSDNPTGCYLREFTVASGWKDQQVILRFEGVDSAFHVWLNGKEVGYSQGSRLPSEFDVTALLQEGRNRLAVQVYQWSDGTYVEDQDMWYLSGIFRDVSLIARPKLHVRDLAVVTDLDEDFRHGVLRVRVHVENSSAAAYDGVSVTAKLLDQSCTLIASLTNTEAGELAAGQEKVVTLEIPVQEPKKWSAEEPNLYHLLLAIEQESGEKTEIIPIRVGFRRIEVKGNNFYVNGVAIRLNGVNRHDHHPDLGRAVPYETMREDVLMMKRHNINAVRTAHYPNDPRFYDLCDQYGLYVMDETDLETHGFQLTGNISQLSDDPEWEQTYVERMERMVERDKNHPSIIMWSLGNESGFGCNFRAMAAWCRQADPTRLIHYEEDREAEVCDVFSTMYSSVEKMIQHGENEHLQKPHIMCEYAHAMGNGPGGLRDYANVFDKYQRLQGGFVWEWIDHGLRQYTPDGREYYAYGGDFGDYPTNGNFVIDGLIRPDRTPSPGLLEYKKVIEPIVVEATDLESGIVTITNRYDFRTLAHVRMVWSVTADGQVVQSGTLSLPHTEAGSRTNVAVPYTLPKQVQDRTDYWLTLSFVLDQDESWVQAGHELAWAQFALPMTAAQQVTVVSYQPVFGRVDTNETKTDVTLTGANFQFVFDKVSGVPTSWVFAGKELLVAGPRLTFWRAPIDNDMYVVEEWRKVYLDRLQNRVEHVSIQQEREDRVVITCDVRIAPPVYDWGFACCYTYTVFGNGEVQVEVQGTPKGTPPAMLPRIGLKLLVAKDMERVSWYGRGPGEAYIDSKEANRIGVYHASVDELYTPYVFPQENGNRTDVKWMSITDQRGIGLFAMGQPTLEFSALRYDTDDLEQAKHTTDLVKREYVTLHLDYRQNGLGSNSCGPKQSEQHALRPEEFQFQMRLTPFSKDTISPVQLYKRNLNLCN, from the coding sequence ATGCATCAACGGTATGACTGGGCAAATCATCAGCTGCTAGAGCGAAACCGCTTGGCGGCGCGGGCTTACTTTTTGTCTTACCCGGAAGAATCGGGAGCACGGACGTATGAAAGAGGCGCGACACCGTGGTTTCAATTGTTGAATGGGCATTGGCAGTTTGCTTACGCAGAATCACCACTGCGTATGCCGGAAAACTTTTTTGCCGCCGATTACGATGCGACGGAGTGGGCGCGAATTCAGGTGCCGGGGCATTGGCAGCTCCAAGGGTACGGGAAACCGCATTACACGGACTTGTACTATCCGTTTCCAGTCGATCCGCCGCATGTCCCGTCAGATAACCCGACAGGCTGCTATTTGCGAGAGTTTACCGTAGCGTCTGGGTGGAAAGATCAGCAGGTGATCCTGCGGTTTGAAGGGGTCGACAGCGCTTTTCATGTGTGGCTGAACGGAAAGGAAGTCGGCTATAGCCAAGGAAGCCGCTTGCCATCTGAGTTTGATGTGACGGCGCTGTTGCAGGAAGGCAGGAATCGCCTGGCTGTTCAAGTGTACCAATGGTCGGACGGTACGTATGTAGAGGATCAGGATATGTGGTACTTGAGCGGAATTTTTCGGGATGTTTCCCTGATTGCCAGACCGAAGCTGCATGTACGCGATCTGGCAGTTGTGACTGATCTGGATGAGGATTTCCGCCATGGTGTGCTGCGCGTACGTGTCCATGTAGAAAACAGTTCCGCAGCTGCCTATGACGGGGTGAGTGTGACCGCAAAGCTGCTGGATCAATCCTGCACGCTGATCGCTTCGCTAACTAACACCGAGGCAGGCGAGCTGGCAGCCGGACAGGAAAAGGTCGTGACCTTGGAGATTCCCGTGCAAGAGCCGAAAAAATGGTCGGCGGAGGAGCCGAACCTGTATCACCTGCTGCTTGCGATTGAGCAGGAGTCGGGCGAAAAGACAGAAATCATCCCGATTCGCGTGGGCTTCCGACGGATCGAAGTAAAAGGAAACAACTTCTACGTGAACGGTGTAGCGATTCGCCTGAACGGCGTGAATCGCCATGATCATCATCCCGATCTCGGGCGTGCTGTCCCGTATGAAACGATGCGTGAAGATGTGCTCATGATGAAGCGTCACAACATCAACGCCGTTCGTACCGCGCATTATCCGAATGATCCGCGTTTTTACGATTTGTGCGACCAGTACGGATTGTATGTCATGGACGAAACCGATTTGGAGACACATGGCTTCCAGTTAACCGGCAACATCAGTCAGCTGAGCGATGATCCAGAGTGGGAGCAGACATACGTGGAGCGCATGGAGCGCATGGTTGAGCGGGACAAAAACCATCCGTCGATCATCATGTGGTCGCTTGGCAACGAATCCGGCTTCGGCTGCAATTTCCGGGCAATGGCCGCTTGGTGCCGACAAGCGGACCCGACTCGTCTCATCCACTACGAGGAGGATCGCGAAGCAGAAGTGTGCGACGTATTTTCCACCATGTACTCCTCGGTTGAAAAAATGATCCAGCACGGTGAAAATGAGCATTTGCAAAAGCCGCATATCATGTGCGAGTATGCTCATGCCATGGGAAATGGACCCGGTGGCTTGCGCGACTACGCCAATGTGTTTGACAAATATCAACGCTTGCAGGGAGGCTTTGTGTGGGAATGGATTGATCACGGCTTGCGCCAGTATACGCCGGATGGGCGAGAGTATTATGCCTACGGAGGCGACTTCGGGGATTACCCGACGAATGGCAATTTCGTCATCGATGGACTGATTCGTCCGGATCGAACCCCATCCCCTGGATTACTCGAATACAAAAAAGTGATTGAGCCGATCGTCGTAGAAGCCACTGATCTAGAAAGCGGGATTGTCACCATTACGAATCGCTATGATTTCCGTACGCTTGCGCACGTGAGAATGGTCTGGAGTGTGACAGCAGACGGACAAGTGGTGCAGAGCGGAACACTGTCTCTGCCACATACAGAAGCAGGAAGTCGTACCAATGTAGCTGTTCCGTATACCTTGCCTAAGCAGGTGCAGGATCGAACCGACTACTGGCTGACGCTATCCTTTGTGCTGGACCAAGATGAGAGCTGGGTACAGGCTGGACATGAGCTGGCTTGGGCACAATTTGCCTTGCCAATGACCGCTGCCCAACAGGTTACGGTCGTTTCTTATCAGCCTGTGTTCGGCAGAGTAGATACGAATGAAACGAAAACGGACGTGACCCTTACAGGAGCAAATTTTCAGTTCGTTTTTGACAAGGTGAGCGGGGTGCCGACGAGCTGGGTGTTTGCAGGCAAGGAGCTGTTGGTGGCAGGACCTCGCCTCACGTTTTGGCGTGCTCCGATTGACAATGACATGTACGTAGTAGAAGAGTGGCGCAAGGTGTACCTCGATCGTTTGCAAAACCGGGTGGAGCATGTAAGCATCCAGCAGGAGCGAGAAGATCGTGTGGTTATTACCTGCGATGTGCGGATTGCTCCGCCTGTATACGACTGGGGTTTTGCATGCTGCTACACGTATACCGTATTCGGAAATGGCGAAGTGCAGGTAGAGGTTCAAGGCACACCCAAAGGTACCCCGCCAGCGATGCTGCCGCGAATCGGCTTGAAGCTATTGGTCGCCAAAGATATGGAGCGCGTCTCGTGGTATGGTCGCGGCCCGGGAGAGGCGTATATCGACAGCAAGGAAGCCAATCGTATCGGGGTGTATCACGCGAGTGTGGATGAGCTGTACACGCCGTACGTGTTCCCGCAGGAAAATGGCAATCGCACGGACGTCAAATGGATGTCGATCACGGATCAGCGTGGCATTGGACTTTTCGCGATGGGTCAACCAACCTTGGAATTTAGCGCACTTCGCTATGATACGGACGATCTGGAGCAAGCAAAGCACACGACAGATCTCGTAAAACGAGAGTATGTCACACTGCATCTCGATTATCGACAAAACGGGCTGGGTAGCAATAGCTGCGGACCTAAGCAATCCGAGCAACATGCCTTGCGTCCAGAGGAGTTCCAGTTCCAGATGAGGCTAACGCCTTTTTCGAAGGATACGATTTCTCCAGTTCAGCTGTATAAGCGGAATTTGAATTTGTGTAACTAA
- a CDS encoding cache domain-containing sensor histidine kinase yields the protein MKSWSLFPRRSIHAKLLAFMLIAAIIPLITLGSMAYWKSSMVVREQFSKSGEYIATQLQIQIDNYLSQMRYMAYDINTYVSDPTLVVMREEQPKTYTGFLEQKNFERYLGAHRNLDTKGIFIVTPSGYFFGENVINGQDLMRESWWRALPAKLDEERWIGFYTPRHYVGFQDEAELRNQEKVLGLVVPVLSGYGVLNDSRILIEMKAGKLFQLFSQLEKDMSAHVTITAKNGELIYQTAGTFVQQESDIVWNKPLESNNWMIQVRLPYEQMNRSAEVIQSFFIAALILSAVLALLLAYLFSRRITGKIKRLQETMRLVGTGELQTRAEVDTEDELGRLGVSFNQMVRRIQTLIAEVSRTEQLKKEAELRAVHYQINPHLLFNTLNSIQWKARLSGANEIGNMLYHLIKVLEGNLDITQELVPLEKELQTVEHFLQIQELRYGPVFQFEQTGVEACRRYLIPRMTLQPLLENIFFHAFEDGHGTIRISVSEKEGLVTLLLQDDGAGIVPQRLAKLLDPDLERSSKRGLGVYNVDQKFKLHFRMEHGMKISSVRGEGTTIQITWPKREEIPDEHQGNDCG from the coding sequence ATGAAGTCATGGTCGCTCTTCCCGCGCAGAAGCATTCATGCCAAGCTGCTCGCTTTTATGCTGATTGCAGCCATTATTCCGCTGATTACTCTGGGGAGTATGGCGTATTGGAAATCGTCGATGGTCGTTCGCGAGCAATTTAGCAAGTCAGGCGAGTATATCGCGACACAGCTGCAAATCCAGATCGACAACTACCTGAGCCAAATGAGATACATGGCCTATGACATCAATACGTACGTGTCTGACCCGACATTGGTCGTCATGCGGGAGGAACAACCGAAGACCTACACAGGCTTTCTGGAACAAAAAAATTTCGAGCGATACCTGGGGGCGCACCGCAACCTTGATACAAAAGGCATTTTTATCGTGACGCCCTCCGGTTATTTTTTCGGGGAAAATGTCATCAATGGCCAGGATCTGATGCGGGAATCGTGGTGGAGAGCACTGCCCGCCAAGCTGGATGAGGAGCGATGGATTGGCTTTTACACGCCTAGGCATTATGTCGGGTTTCAGGATGAGGCGGAGCTGCGCAATCAGGAGAAGGTGCTCGGCCTGGTCGTTCCCGTTCTCAGTGGTTATGGCGTGTTGAATGACAGCCGGATTTTGATCGAGATGAAAGCAGGCAAGCTGTTTCAATTGTTTTCGCAGCTGGAAAAGGACATGAGTGCGCATGTGACGATCACAGCCAAAAATGGCGAGCTGATTTACCAGACTGCGGGTACGTTCGTCCAGCAAGAGAGCGATATCGTCTGGAACAAACCGCTGGAGTCCAACAACTGGATGATTCAGGTCCGCTTGCCGTACGAGCAAATGAACCGCTCTGCGGAAGTGATTCAATCCTTCTTTATCGCGGCGCTGATTCTTTCGGCAGTGCTGGCCCTTCTTTTGGCGTATTTATTTTCCAGACGAATTACAGGGAAAATCAAGCGACTGCAAGAAACAATGCGGCTGGTAGGAACAGGCGAGCTACAAACTCGCGCAGAGGTAGATACGGAAGACGAGCTGGGGCGGTTAGGGGTGAGCTTCAACCAAATGGTGAGGCGGATTCAGACGCTAATCGCCGAGGTGAGTCGAACCGAGCAGTTGAAAAAGGAAGCAGAGCTGCGAGCCGTTCACTACCAAATCAATCCGCATCTGTTGTTCAATACACTCAATTCGATCCAGTGGAAAGCCAGATTATCTGGTGCCAATGAAATCGGCAATATGCTCTATCATCTCATCAAAGTACTGGAGGGCAACCTCGACATCACGCAGGAGCTCGTCCCGTTGGAAAAGGAGCTGCAAACCGTCGAGCACTTTCTGCAAATCCAAGAGCTGCGGTACGGACCTGTTTTTCAATTTGAACAGACCGGAGTAGAGGCTTGCCGCCGTTATTTAATCCCGCGAATGACTCTTCAGCCGCTTTTGGAAAATATCTTTTTCCATGCATTCGAAGATGGGCACGGAACGATCCGGATCAGTGTCAGTGAAAAAGAAGGGCTTGTGACGCTACTGTTGCAAGATGACGGCGCAGGAATTGTGCCCCAGCGATTGGCCAAACTTCTCGATCCTGATCTGGAGCGTTCTAGCAAACGGGGACTCGGCGTGTACAACGTCGATCAGAAGTTCAAGCTTCATTTCCGTATGGAGCACGGCATGAAGATTTCATCTGTCAGAGGAGAAGGAACCACAATTCAAATCACGTGGCCGAAAAGGGAGGAAATTCCTGATGAGCATCAAGGTAATGATTGTGGATGA
- a CDS encoding response regulator transcription factor: MSIKVMIVDDEVLVRRGLKAMVPWSRYGMEVVADAPNGRKGWEAFLQIQPELVITDIVMPEMDGLELCRRVKEHAPQTKVLLLSCHRDFSFAQQGISLGVSGYLLKTEFQDEEWGTLLEKLRTELAGESARPENVRERPDEWKREFGAWLTGLSRDFEQSLSSLLQSHWSWMNDSMRVWLLEGMGSANQEEQERAWVASELESEWEWLACGDIRFLLTPASTGRQVESLLVEWKLAGKVTSWETASPFAGLESWIQTVRMLYQRTQRARKYGVIQDPWQEPIKQAVHYALDRLDTPLTVSEVASQVGLSRSHFSVMFKKGVGESFGEFLDKRRVKMAQAMLNETALSIQEVAERVGLPDPKYFSKWFKKYTGMTPSHYRFKQKEESSRTIVHSTAQT, from the coding sequence ATGAGCATCAAGGTAATGATTGTGGATGATGAAGTGCTGGTGCGAAGAGGACTGAAGGCAATGGTGCCATGGAGTCGCTATGGGATGGAAGTGGTAGCGGATGCACCGAATGGTCGGAAAGGCTGGGAGGCTTTCCTGCAAATACAGCCCGAGCTGGTGATTACGGACATCGTGATGCCAGAAATGGATGGGCTGGAGCTGTGCAGGCGGGTGAAGGAGCACGCACCACAAACAAAGGTGCTTCTGCTCAGCTGTCACCGCGATTTTTCTTTTGCCCAGCAGGGAATCTCTCTCGGGGTGTCGGGATATTTGTTGAAGACCGAGTTCCAGGATGAGGAATGGGGGACGTTGTTGGAAAAGCTGCGGACTGAGCTGGCAGGCGAGAGTGCGCGACCTGAAAACGTTCGTGAACGCCCGGATGAATGGAAGCGGGAATTCGGTGCGTGGTTGACTGGCTTGAGCCGGGATTTCGAGCAAAGCTTGTCCTCCCTCCTGCAATCACACTGGTCGTGGATGAACGATTCCATGCGTGTTTGGCTCTTGGAAGGGATGGGCAGTGCGAACCAGGAGGAACAGGAGCGGGCATGGGTAGCAAGTGAGCTGGAGAGCGAATGGGAATGGCTTGCATGTGGTGATATTCGTTTTTTGCTGACCCCCGCAAGTACTGGCAGGCAGGTAGAATCCTTGCTCGTGGAGTGGAAGCTGGCTGGAAAGGTGACGAGTTGGGAGACAGCAAGCCCGTTTGCTGGACTCGAATCGTGGATTCAGACGGTACGGATGCTCTACCAGCGCACGCAGCGGGCACGCAAGTACGGCGTCATTCAAGACCCGTGGCAGGAACCGATCAAGCAGGCTGTTCATTACGCACTCGATCGTCTGGATACGCCATTGACGGTCAGTGAGGTAGCTTCACAGGTGGGACTGAGCCGCAGTCATTTTAGCGTCATGTTTAAAAAGGGAGTGGGCGAGAGCTTTGGGGAGTTCCTCGATAAGCGCCGGGTAAAAATGGCCCAAGCGATGCTGAATGAAACAGCCCTGTCCATACAGGAGGTAGCTGAGCGAGTCGGTCTTCCTGACCCGAAATACTTCAGCAAATGGTTTAAAAAATATACAGGGATGACCCCGAGCCACTACCGTTTCAAACAAAAGGAGGAGTCCAGTCGAACAATCGTACACTCCACCGCGCAAACCTGA
- a CDS encoding 1-phosphofructokinase family hexose kinase: MLVTVTLNAAIDKTYRLSHFRSGELHRTADVLSLPGGKGINVARVAKALGQDVVASGFVAGHNGRFIEEGCKSEGITSSFIETGGESRLCLAFLDEQEKTVTEVLEQGPEPSEEEIIRLQTRLIELADHAQYMVFSGSLPGGVPAETYAALIRSIAGKGTACVLDTSGSGLLEGLKATPALIKPNRPEAEAILGFSLDSEEARCRAIRELRERGAQRVLLSLGEEGAWFGDGKETWRISAIPLADAEVKNTVGCGDSMLAGVLVGRLRGLAWPDAIWLGMACGAANTRSFGAGMIAPDDVQRLRSQPMHVERVE; encoded by the coding sequence ATGCTCGTAACGGTAACACTGAACGCGGCCATCGATAAGACGTATCGCCTCTCACATTTTCGTTCTGGGGAGCTGCATCGCACGGCTGATGTACTGAGCTTGCCCGGAGGAAAAGGGATAAATGTAGCGCGTGTAGCAAAAGCATTGGGACAGGATGTTGTCGCAAGCGGTTTTGTCGCCGGTCACAACGGGAGGTTCATCGAGGAAGGCTGCAAAAGTGAGGGGATTACGTCCTCCTTTATCGAAACGGGCGGAGAATCCCGATTGTGTCTCGCTTTTCTCGATGAACAGGAAAAAACAGTGACAGAAGTGCTTGAGCAGGGACCTGAACCCAGTGAAGAGGAGATCATTCGCTTGCAAACGCGTTTGATCGAGCTTGCGGACCACGCACAGTACATGGTTTTTTCCGGAAGCTTGCCAGGTGGCGTTCCAGCGGAAACATATGCTGCGCTCATCCGAAGCATCGCCGGGAAAGGAACCGCATGCGTGCTCGATACGAGCGGTTCGGGCCTGCTGGAAGGATTAAAAGCAACACCCGCGCTCATCAAGCCCAATCGACCGGAAGCGGAAGCGATTCTCGGATTTTCGCTGGATAGCGAGGAGGCACGATGCAGAGCGATACGAGAGCTACGTGAGCGCGGTGCTCAGCGAGTCCTTCTCTCGTTAGGGGAGGAGGGCGCGTGGTTTGGCGATGGAAAGGAGACGTGGCGTATTTCCGCGATCCCGTTAGCAGATGCCGAAGTGAAAAATACAGTGGGTTGCGGTGATTCCATGCTTGCGGGTGTCCTTGTCGGAAGGCTGCGAGGCTTGGCTTGGCCAGATGCAATTTGGCTGGGGATGGCATGCGGCGCCGCGAATACACGGTCGTTTGGAGCGGGTATGATCGCGCCCGACGATGTGCAGAGGTTGAGAAGTCAACCGATGCATGTGGAGCGAGTCGAGTAA